The following are from one region of the Etheostoma spectabile isolate EspeVRDwgs_2016 unplaced genomic scaffold, UIUC_Espe_1.0 scaffold00010049, whole genome shotgun sequence genome:
- the LOC116679268 gene encoding olfactory receptor 52K1-like, with translation LVEGCCKEDVRMVNVSHSHFVLDGFSELGALRPVLFVPYVLMLALSLWANSLLLYVVISQRSLHSPMYILIAGMACVDLSLPLFFVPHMLLSFLFDWRGISLIGCLVQMHLIHLLGAFQSTLLLWMALDRYFAICTPLYYHDRMALTRFLKFIVPLVLRNVFLVSLFVSLAGRLSFCSRNVMNHCFCEHMALVELACGSTATNNLAGLLTVVLVPVADFIVITASYVVIFSSVLTSGQSGTKALHTCVTHIVVMSVSLTIILTAFLSYRIRNRLPEAVRVFFSTMYLLFPSCFNPIAYGIRTAEIRQQIINTLTSFRFLRTGTHS, from the coding sequence ACTGGTCGAAGGCTGTTGTAAAGAGGACGTGAGGATGGTCAACGTGTCCCACAGCCACTTTGTCCTGGACGGCTTCAGTGAGCTGGGAGCGCTGCGGCCCGTCCTCTTCGTCCCTTACGTCCTCATGTTGGCGCTGTCGCTGTGGGCCAACTCCCTGCTGCTGTACGTCGTCATCTCCCAGAGGAGCCTCCACTCGCCCATGTACATCCTCATCGCCGGCATGGCGTGCGTGGACCTGAGCCTCCCGCTGTTCTTCGTCCCCCACATGCTGCTGAGCTTCCTGTTTGACTGGAGGGGGatctctctgattggctgcctGGTTCAGATGCACTTGATTCATTTGTTAGGAGCTTTTCAGTCGACGTTGCTGCTGTGGATGGCGCTGGACCGCTACTTTGCCATCTGCACGCCCCTCTACTACCACGACCGCATGGCGCTGACCAGATTCCTCAAGTTCATCGTCCCGCTAGTCCTCAGGAACGTCTTCCTGGTCTCGCTGTTCGTGAGCCTGGCGGGACGGCTGTCCTTCTGCTCCAGGAACGTGATGAACCACTGTTTCTGTGAGCACATGGCCCTGGTGGAGCTGGCCTGTGGGAGCACCGCCACCAACAACCTGGCCGGGCTGCTGACCGTGGTCCTCGTCCCCGTAGCCGACTTCATTGTAATCACGGCCTCCTACGTCGTCATATTCAGCTCAGTGCTGACTTCGGGTCAGTCCGGTACCAAAGCGCTTCACACCTGTGTCACCCACATCGTGGTCATGAGCGTCAGCCTGACCATCATCCTCACAGCCTTCCTGTCCTACCGGATCAGAAACCGTCTCCCTGAAGCCGTCCGGGTTTTCTTCAGCACCATGTACCTGCTGTTCCCGAGCTGCTTCAACCCGATCGCCTACGGCATCAGAACCGCCGAGATAAGACAGCAGATCATCAACACGCTGACGAGCTTTCGCTTCCTCCGAACCGGGACTCATTCTTAA